The following are from one region of the Cyanobium gracile PCC 6307 genome:
- a CDS encoding type III polyketide synthase, producing MSLTIQGLGTALPPERIAQADAASIAAEVALPHQTPSPGQRRLLETLHRRSGVASRHSVLLQPAGNDPRQTFFGTTSPGTKERMRRYALEAPPLALRAVQAALAQARLPAERVTHLVTVSCSGFHAPGVDLALMAALPLDADVARTHVGFMGCHGALNGLRVAAGFTGAAPEACVLLCAVELCSLHLQYGWDAERIVANGLFADGAAALVATGEPPALRAAPTTPLGRLVASGSLLVPASTEAMSWEIGDHGFAMGLSPQVPDLIGAHLRPWLEGWLAGHNLSLDAIGCWAVHPGGPRILSSVTKGLDLDPRLIEPSRSVLRDYGNMSSPTLLFILERLQRSGASGPCLAMAFGPGLCIEVALLA from the coding sequence ATGTCCCTGACGATCCAGGGGCTGGGAACGGCCCTGCCTCCTGAACGGATCGCCCAGGCCGATGCCGCCAGCATCGCGGCGGAGGTGGCCCTGCCCCACCAGACCCCCTCCCCAGGCCAGCGCCGCCTGCTGGAGACCCTGCACCGCCGCTCGGGTGTCGCCAGCCGCCACAGCGTGCTGCTCCAGCCCGCCGGCAACGACCCCCGGCAGACCTTCTTCGGCACCACCAGCCCCGGCACCAAGGAGCGGATGCGGCGCTACGCCCTCGAAGCCCCGCCCCTGGCCCTGCGGGCCGTCCAGGCGGCCCTGGCGCAGGCCCGGCTGCCTGCCGAGCGGGTCACCCACCTGGTCACGGTCTCCTGCAGCGGCTTCCATGCCCCCGGCGTCGATCTGGCCCTGATGGCCGCCCTGCCGCTGGACGCCGACGTGGCCCGGACCCATGTGGGATTCATGGGTTGCCACGGTGCCCTGAATGGACTGAGGGTGGCCGCCGGGTTCACCGGTGCCGCACCGGAGGCCTGTGTGCTGTTGTGCGCCGTCGAGCTCTGCAGCCTCCATCTCCAGTACGGCTGGGATGCGGAACGGATCGTGGCCAATGGCCTGTTCGCCGATGGCGCCGCCGCCCTGGTCGCCACGGGGGAGCCGCCGGCGCTGCGGGCTGCCCCAACGACGCCGCTGGGGCGGCTGGTCGCCAGCGGCTCCCTGCTGGTGCCCGCCAGCACGGAGGCCATGTCCTGGGAGATCGGGGACCACGGCTTCGCCATGGGTCTGTCCCCGCAGGTGCCTGACCTGATCGGCGCGCATCTGCGGCCCTGGCTGGAGGGGTGGCTGGCTGGCCACAACCTCAGCCTCGACGCCATCGGCTGCTGGGCCGTGCACCCCGGTGGCCCCCGGATCCTCTCGTCGGTCACCAAGGGCCTGGACCTTGATCCACGGCTGATTGAACCCTCGCGGTCGGTGCTGCGGGACTACGGCAACATGTCGTCCCCGACCCTGCTGTTCATCCTCGAGCGCCTGCAGCGCAGCGGCGCCTCCGGACCCTGTCTGGCCATGGCCTTCGGACCCGGCCTATGCATCGAGGTGGCGCTGCTGGCCTGA
- the chlP gene encoding geranylgeranyl reductase, which translates to MLRVAVVGGGPSGSCAAEVLAKAGIETWLFERKLDNAKPCGGAIPLCMVEEFDLPESIIDRKVRNMRMISPSNREVDIHLENSNEYIGMCRREVLDGFLRNRAAELGAHLVNGLVQSIDTGNQRQGPYTLHYADYSSGGPTGELKTLEVDLIVGADGANSRVAKAMDAGDYNVAIAFQERIRLPAEEMAYYEDLAEMYVGTDVSPDFYAWVFPKYDHVAVGTGTMQANQSLIKGLQKGIRERASRRLLRGEVIKVEAHPIPEHPRPRRVVGRMALVGDAAGYVTKSSGEGIYFAAKSGRMCAEEIVAASASGSRIPTEKDLKVYIRKWDRKYGATYKVLELLQNIFYSNDAAREAFVEMCDDKDVQRLTFDSYLYKRVVAMNPWQQIKLTVLTLGAVLRGQALAPAGYKPVPSAVRSVEEAEAILAAAEPRSAMKPAGVHAVTPPVDPDPDSVKEPVLVAK; encoded by the coding sequence ATGTTGCGAGTGGCAGTCGTGGGCGGCGGCCCCAGCGGTTCCTGTGCTGCGGAAGTTCTCGCCAAGGCCGGCATCGAGACCTGGCTGTTCGAGCGCAAGCTCGACAACGCCAAACCCTGCGGTGGAGCGATCCCCTTGTGCATGGTCGAGGAATTCGACCTGCCGGAATCGATCATCGACCGCAAGGTGCGGAACATGCGGATGATCTCTCCCTCCAACCGGGAGGTGGACATCCATCTGGAGAACAGCAACGAATACATCGGCATGTGCCGCCGGGAGGTTCTCGACGGCTTCCTGCGCAACCGGGCCGCCGAACTGGGCGCCCACCTGGTCAACGGGCTGGTGCAGAGCATCGACACCGGCAACCAGCGCCAGGGTCCCTATACCCTCCACTACGCCGATTACTCCTCCGGCGGCCCCACCGGTGAACTGAAGACCCTGGAGGTGGATCTGATCGTCGGCGCCGACGGGGCCAACAGCCGGGTGGCCAAGGCCATGGACGCCGGTGACTACAACGTGGCGATCGCCTTCCAGGAGCGGATCCGGCTCCCCGCCGAGGAGATGGCCTACTACGAGGATCTGGCCGAGATGTACGTCGGCACCGACGTGTCGCCCGATTTCTATGCCTGGGTCTTCCCCAAGTACGACCACGTGGCGGTGGGCACCGGCACCATGCAGGCCAACCAGTCCCTGATCAAGGGGCTCCAGAAGGGCATCCGCGAACGGGCCAGCCGCCGGCTGCTGCGGGGTGAGGTGATCAAGGTGGAGGCCCACCCGATCCCCGAGCATCCCCGCCCCCGGCGGGTGGTGGGCCGCATGGCCCTGGTGGGCGATGCCGCCGGTTACGTCACCAAGAGCTCCGGCGAAGGCATCTACTTCGCCGCCAAGAGCGGCCGGATGTGCGCCGAGGAGATCGTCGCCGCCAGCGCCTCCGGCAGCCGTATCCCCACCGAGAAGGATCTCAAGGTCTACATCCGCAAGTGGGACCGCAAGTACGGCGCCACCTACAAGGTGCTGGAGCTGCTGCAGAACATCTTCTACAGCAACGATGCCGCCCGCGAGGCGTTCGTCGAGATGTGCGACGACAAGGACGTGCAACGCCTCACCTTCGACAGCTACCTCTACAAGCGGGTGGTGGCGATGAATCCCTGGCAGCAGATCAAGCTCACCGTGCTCACCCTGGGGGCGGTGCTGCGGGGTCAGGCCCTGGCTCCCGCCGGCTACAAGCCGGTCCCCAGCGCCGTGCGCTCGGTGGAGGAGGCCGAAGCGATCCTGGCGGCCGCCGAGCCCCGCTCGGCGATGAAGCCGGCCGGCGTCCATGCCGTCACGCCGCCCGTGGATCCCGATCCCGATTCCGTCAAGGAGCCCGTGCTGGTCGCCAAGTGA
- the glyS gene encoding glycine--tRNA ligase subunit beta encodes MATFLLEIGTEELPADFVRLAQPQLEAIVARDLREARLDCDAIRTGGTPRRLAVTVTGLPREQEDLVEDRKGPPAQQAYRDGQPTQAALGFARRCGCSPDQLEIRDTDKGPFVFARTTEAGRPTAEVLAGCIPGWIRALQGRRFMRWGAGDGRFSRPLRWLVALLDEAVVPVALTDMDPPLASDRLSRGHRLHTGTVTIPTAAGYAAALEAADVQVDRQARGAAIRTALEAAATAAGAELDLPEALFDELVDLVESPRLIEGSIDADYLALPPEVLSTVMRSHQRYVPLRLADAPADPLALVAGEALMPRFLCLSNGLAAAADTIRRGNERVLRARLADAAFFLAADRRQSSAGRVEALERVTFAEGLGSLADRSQRLAWLADLLCRRLPVADAAAVAARRAAPLCKHDLVSQMVGEFPELQGVMGAKYLLAEGESRAVALAVLEHYQPRGAGDALPCSEAGAVLALAERLELLLSIFARGERPSGSSDPYALRRAGNGLLQILWDRDWSLDLVALMAEATAHWQRLLPDLAVQPLALAADLLDFLRQRLASLLEEEGFSADLVQAVAGDGVSLERLLRDPADARARVELLRRLRSEGRLPLVQAVVQRASRLAEQADLAADRVSPDGVVDPDLFGSPSEAAVLAVLERLAVHAAATGTARYEPLARLLGESGTTLAAFFDGPDSVMVLCDQPEVRRNRLRLLAVLRNQASVLADFSRLGG; translated from the coding sequence ATGGCCACCTTTCTTCTGGAGATCGGAACCGAGGAACTGCCGGCCGATTTCGTGCGCCTGGCCCAGCCCCAGCTGGAGGCGATCGTGGCCCGCGACCTGCGGGAGGCCCGCCTCGACTGCGACGCCATCAGGACCGGCGGCACCCCCCGGCGCCTGGCCGTGACCGTCACCGGCCTGCCCCGCGAGCAGGAGGATCTGGTCGAGGACCGCAAGGGCCCGCCGGCCCAGCAGGCGTACCGCGATGGCCAGCCCACCCAGGCCGCCCTTGGATTCGCCAGGCGCTGCGGCTGCAGCCCCGACCAGCTGGAGATCCGCGACACCGATAAGGGCCCCTTCGTGTTCGCCCGCACCACCGAGGCCGGCCGCCCCACCGCCGAGGTGCTGGCCGGCTGCATCCCCGGCTGGATCCGCGCCCTGCAGGGGCGGCGCTTCATGCGCTGGGGCGCCGGGGATGGTCGCTTCAGCCGGCCTCTGCGCTGGCTGGTGGCCCTGCTCGATGAGGCGGTGGTGCCGGTGGCGCTCACCGACATGGATCCGCCCCTGGCCAGCGACCGTCTCAGCCGCGGGCACCGTCTCCATACCGGGACCGTGACGATCCCCACCGCCGCGGGCTATGCCGCCGCCCTCGAGGCCGCCGATGTCCAGGTCGACCGGCAGGCCAGGGGCGCCGCGATCCGCACCGCCCTGGAGGCGGCGGCCACAGCGGCGGGAGCCGAGCTGGATCTGCCGGAGGCCCTGTTCGATGAACTGGTCGACCTGGTGGAGTCCCCCCGCCTGATCGAAGGCTCCATCGATGCCGACTACCTGGCCCTGCCCCCGGAGGTGCTCAGCACCGTGATGCGCTCCCACCAGCGCTACGTGCCCCTGCGCCTGGCGGACGCCCCGGCCGACCCCCTGGCGCTGGTGGCCGGGGAGGCCCTGATGCCCCGGTTCCTCTGCCTGTCCAACGGCCTGGCCGCCGCCGCCGACACCATCCGTCGTGGCAACGAGCGGGTGCTGCGGGCCCGGCTGGCGGATGCGGCCTTCTTCCTGGCGGCGGATCGTCGTCAGAGCAGCGCCGGGCGGGTGGAGGCCCTAGAGCGGGTCACCTTCGCCGAGGGTCTCGGCAGCCTGGCCGATCGCAGCCAGCGCCTGGCCTGGCTGGCGGATCTGCTCTGCCGCCGCCTGCCGGTGGCTGACGCCGCCGCCGTCGCCGCCCGCCGGGCCGCCCCTCTGTGCAAGCACGACCTGGTGAGCCAGATGGTGGGGGAATTCCCGGAGCTGCAGGGAGTGATGGGGGCCAAGTACCTGCTGGCGGAGGGCGAGTCCCGCGCCGTGGCCCTGGCGGTGCTGGAGCACTATCAGCCCCGCGGGGCCGGTGACGCCCTCCCGTGTTCCGAGGCGGGGGCGGTGCTGGCCCTGGCCGAACGGCTGGAGCTGCTGCTCAGCATCTTCGCCAGGGGGGAGCGGCCCAGCGGCTCCTCCGATCCCTATGCCCTGCGCCGGGCAGGAAACGGACTGCTGCAGATCCTCTGGGATCGGGACTGGTCACTCGACCTGGTGGCCCTGATGGCTGAGGCCACCGCCCACTGGCAGCGGCTGCTGCCCGATCTGGCGGTGCAGCCGCTGGCCCTCGCCGCCGACCTGCTCGACTTCCTGCGCCAGCGTCTGGCCAGCCTGCTGGAGGAGGAAGGATTTAGCGCCGATCTGGTCCAGGCGGTGGCCGGTGACGGGGTCTCCCTGGAGCGGTTGCTGCGGGATCCGGCCGATGCCCGTGCCCGGGTGGAGCTGCTGCGGCGGCTGCGCAGCGAAGGCCGCCTGCCCCTGGTACAGGCGGTGGTGCAGCGGGCCTCCCGGCTGGCCGAGCAGGCCGACCTGGCGGCGGATCGGGTCAGCCCTGATGGGGTGGTGGATCCGGATCTGTTCGGTTCCCCCAGCGAGGCCGCCGTGCTGGCGGTGCTGGAACGGCTGGCGGTCCATGCCGCCGCCACCGGAACCGCCCGCTACGAACCCCTGGCCCGGCTGCTGGGCGAGAGCGGCACCACCCTGGCTGCCTTCTTTGATGGCCCTGACAGCGTCATGGTGCTCTGCGACCAGCCCGAGGTGCGCCGCAACCGCCTGCGGCTCCTGGCGGTGCTGCGCAACCAGGCCTCGGTGCTTGCGGACTTCAGCCGTCTGGGGGGCTGA
- a CDS encoding methyltransferase domain-containing protein, translating to MHWQPLGERNRQPEWMDQEGIDAPAHEQALKGLRRINALSGAVGCLFTPVEALAAALGPDRPLRILDVACGGGDNTITLAERCRRGGLAVQVNGCDRSEQAVAIASRHGAGTSVGSTFFQADVLVDPLPADYDIMVCTLFLHHLEDADAVALLRRLGQSSRHLVLVNDLIRSPLGYGLAWVGCRLLSRSAIVHFDGPVSVQGAFRMDEALDLAARAGLGGATIQHSWPERFLLSWRRPVRAVEAP from the coding sequence ATGCATTGGCAGCCCCTGGGCGAGCGGAACCGACAACCGGAGTGGATGGACCAGGAGGGCATCGACGCCCCTGCCCATGAGCAGGCCCTCAAGGGTCTGCGACGGATCAATGCCCTCAGCGGCGCGGTGGGGTGCCTGTTCACCCCGGTCGAGGCCCTGGCCGCCGCCCTCGGCCCCGACCGGCCCCTGCGGATCCTGGATGTGGCCTGCGGAGGCGGCGACAACACCATCACCCTGGCGGAACGCTGCCGCAGAGGCGGGCTGGCGGTGCAGGTCAACGGTTGCGACCGCAGCGAGCAGGCGGTGGCCATCGCCAGTCGCCACGGCGCCGGCACCTCCGTGGGCAGCACCTTTTTCCAGGCCGACGTTCTGGTGGATCCCCTGCCGGCGGATTACGACATCATGGTCTGCACCCTGTTCCTGCACCATCTCGAGGACGCCGACGCCGTCGCGCTGCTCCGCCGCCTGGGCCAGAGCAGCCGCCACCTGGTGCTGGTGAACGACCTGATCCGCAGTCCTCTGGGCTATGGACTGGCCTGGGTGGGTTGCCGCCTGCTGAGCCGCTCAGCGATCGTGCATTTCGATGGGCCCGTTTCGGTGCAAGGGGCCTTCCGGATGGATGAAGCGCTTGATCTGGCGGCGCGGGCCGGCCTCGGCGGCGCCACCATCCAACACAGCTGGCCCGAGCGCTTCCTGCTCAGCTGGCGCCGTCCTGTTCGGGCGGTGGAGGCACCGTGA
- a CDS encoding NAD(P)/FAD-dependent oxidoreductase yields the protein MTAPPWDVIVIGAGPAGSLAAHQLARQGLRLLLVEKRGFPRWKVCGTCLNGVALGALAQAGLPDLVDRLGGVPLTRLHLGLQRHQAELELPLGRSVSRGCLDLALGEAAVAEGVVWRTNTEATVAGPCPGGREVRLHSGAVSERTSARVVLVATGLGSPGLPPAVGIRRRVQPHSRVGAGCRLDTGAGSYGRGTIHMAIGRHGYVGLVRTETGAINLAAAFDRNHLIQTGGAAAAAAGVLAEAGFEPVPEACAASWRATPALTARCWPPVAERLLLLGDAASYVEPFTGEGMGWALLGALAAVPLALQGQGPWSRELERQWVRRQGQLIGSRQRSCRALAFALRRPGLSRWALAAVERWPSLAAPFLHAFDGAGLKTLVPEPCP from the coding sequence GTGACGGCTCCGCCGTGGGATGTGATCGTGATCGGGGCCGGACCCGCCGGGTCCCTGGCGGCCCACCAGCTCGCCCGGCAAGGGCTGCGGCTGCTGCTGGTGGAGAAGCGCGGCTTCCCCCGCTGGAAGGTCTGCGGCACCTGTCTCAATGGGGTGGCCCTCGGGGCCCTGGCGCAGGCCGGCTTACCAGACCTGGTTGACCGCCTCGGTGGTGTGCCCCTCACCCGCCTGCACCTCGGACTGCAGCGGCATCAGGCGGAGCTGGAGCTCCCTCTGGGCCGCTCCGTGTCGCGGGGCTGCCTCGACCTGGCCCTGGGTGAGGCGGCGGTGGCCGAGGGCGTGGTGTGGCGGACGAACACCGAAGCCACGGTGGCGGGGCCCTGCCCCGGTGGCCGGGAGGTGCGGCTGCACAGCGGCGCGGTGTCGGAACGCACCAGCGCCCGGGTCGTGCTGGTGGCCACCGGGCTGGGCAGCCCGGGACTGCCCCCGGCCGTCGGGATCCGCCGTCGGGTCCAGCCCCACTCCAGGGTCGGGGCCGGTTGCCGTCTGGACACCGGGGCCGGAAGCTATGGGCGGGGCACGATCCACATGGCGATCGGCCGGCATGGCTACGTGGGGCTGGTGCGCACCGAAACCGGCGCGATCAACCTGGCGGCCGCCTTCGATCGGAACCATCTGATCCAGACCGGTGGAGCGGCCGCCGCCGCCGCGGGTGTGCTGGCGGAGGCGGGCTTCGAGCCTGTTCCCGAGGCCTGTGCGGCCTCCTGGCGGGCCACGCCGGCCCTCACCGCCCGGTGTTGGCCCCCGGTGGCCGAGCGGCTGCTGCTGCTGGGGGACGCCGCCAGTTATGTCGAACCGTTCACGGGGGAAGGGATGGGCTGGGCCCTGCTGGGGGCCCTGGCGGCGGTGCCGCTGGCGCTGCAAGGCCAAGGCCCGTGGAGCAGGGAGCTCGAGCGGCAATGGGTCCGGCGTCAAGGGCAGCTGATCGGATCGCGCCAGCGCTCCTGCCGAGCCCTGGCTTTCGCCTTGCGCCGGCCTGGCCTCAGCCGCTGGGCCCTGGCGGCGGTGGAGCGCTGGCCGTCCTTGGCCGCCCCCTTCCTGCATGCCTTCGACGGCGCCGGCCTGAAGACCCTGGTTCCCGAACCATGTCCCTGA
- a CDS encoding M15 family metallopeptidase translates to MPLGDDIPLARRTTPRPRRPASLPRRIAQVGLTGALLAGGAVLLLIGPLRTWITPTPVPGLSARLGPDGRLLGHFPYPEAEPADLVAIAPGLRLRPEAARALEAMRAAADADGVVLTVLSAWRSVELQKQLFFDVKAERNQTSADRARVSAPPGFSEHSTGFAVDLGDGRLPSTNLMESFETTEAYRWLDRHAARFHFVRSFPRGNPQGVSYEPWHWRFEGSTEALEMFEPAQRLAR, encoded by the coding sequence ATGCCCCTCGGTGACGACATCCCGCTGGCCCGGCGCACCACGCCCCGCCCGCGCCGGCCGGCCTCCCTCCCCAGGCGGATCGCCCAGGTGGGGCTCACGGGAGCCCTGCTGGCCGGTGGCGCCGTTCTGCTGCTGATTGGCCCCCTGCGCACCTGGATCACGCCCACGCCCGTTCCGGGTCTGTCGGCCCGTCTCGGGCCGGACGGTCGGCTGCTCGGCCACTTTCCCTACCCCGAGGCCGAGCCCGCCGACCTGGTGGCCATCGCCCCCGGACTGCGCCTGCGGCCGGAGGCGGCCCGTGCCCTCGAGGCCATGCGCGCCGCCGCCGATGCCGACGGTGTCGTCCTGACCGTGCTGAGCGCCTGGCGCAGCGTCGAGCTGCAGAAGCAGCTGTTCTTCGATGTCAAGGCCGAACGCAACCAGACCTCCGCCGACCGGGCCCGGGTCAGTGCGCCGCCCGGCTTCTCCGAGCACAGCACCGGCTTCGCCGTGGATCTGGGGGACGGTCGCCTGCCATCCACCAATCTGATGGAGAGCTTCGAGACCACCGAGGCCTACCGCTGGCTCGATCGCCACGCGGCCCGCTTCCACTTCGTGCGTTCCTTCCCCAGGGGCAACCCCCAGGGCGTGAGCTACGAACCCTGGCACTGGCGCTTCGAAGGTTCCACCGAAGCCCTGGAGATGTTCGAGCCGGCCCAGCGCCTGGCCCGCTGA
- a CDS encoding hemolysin family protein, which yields MLFDGVLIVLLILINGIFSGSELAMMSARRLRLEHQAAAGDHKAEVALKLIRSPNDFLSTVQIGITLIGILSGALGGSRVAEGLRPLLEAVPPLRAWADPLSLGLVVTAITFLSLVLGELVPKRIALSDPERIACAVAPPMRALSRWMAPLAHLLGASTDRLLGLMGIGETGEPEITEEEIRTLLRRGTESGLFEVAEHAIVERVFRLADRPVKAIMTPRTDICWLDLAESPQTHLQRVMEVNHSLFPVAHGNLDDCVGVVRGRTLLAAQLSDGPRDIEALLQPPLYVGESTRALKLIEQFKSTGVHIALVTDEFGGIEGLVTLNDMMEAIVGDLSSGQDREDPMIIVRQDGSWLLDGALDIADFKELVGKGRLPEEVRGGYQTLGGFVMHYLEHIPRAGDCFEWDGLRIEVVDMDGNRVDKLMVSRSAPPR from the coding sequence ATGCTGTTCGACGGTGTTCTGATTGTTCTTCTGATTCTGATCAACGGGATCTTTTCGGGTTCGGAGTTGGCGATGATGTCGGCTCGGAGATTGCGCCTTGAGCACCAGGCGGCGGCCGGGGACCACAAGGCGGAAGTGGCTCTGAAACTAATCCGATCCCCCAACGATTTTCTTTCGACGGTGCAGATCGGCATCACATTGATCGGCATTCTCAGTGGTGCCCTGGGCGGCTCACGGGTGGCTGAGGGCCTGCGGCCGCTGCTGGAGGCCGTACCGCCGCTGCGGGCCTGGGCCGACCCCCTGTCCCTTGGACTCGTGGTCACCGCGATCACCTTCCTCTCCCTGGTGTTGGGGGAACTGGTGCCGAAGCGCATCGCCCTGAGCGACCCGGAGCGCATCGCCTGCGCCGTGGCGCCTCCGATGCGTGCCCTGTCGCGCTGGATGGCCCCCCTGGCCCACCTTCTGGGGGCCTCCACCGATCGCCTTCTCGGCCTGATGGGCATCGGCGAGACCGGTGAACCGGAGATCACCGAGGAGGAGATCAGGACCCTGCTGCGCCGGGGTACGGAATCCGGCCTGTTCGAGGTGGCCGAGCACGCCATAGTGGAGCGGGTGTTCCGCCTGGCCGATCGACCCGTCAAGGCGATCATGACGCCGCGCACCGACATCTGCTGGCTGGACCTGGCCGAATCTCCCCAGACCCACCTGCAGCGGGTGATGGAGGTGAACCACTCCCTGTTCCCGGTGGCCCACGGCAACCTCGACGACTGCGTGGGCGTGGTCCGGGGCCGCACCCTGCTGGCGGCCCAGCTCAGCGACGGGCCCCGGGACATCGAGGCCCTGCTGCAGCCGCCCCTCTACGTGGGCGAGAGCACCCGGGCCCTGAAGCTGATCGAGCAGTTCAAGAGCACGGGCGTCCACATCGCCCTGGTCACCGACGAATTCGGCGGTATTGAAGGGCTGGTGACCCTCAACGACATGATGGAGGCGATCGTCGGTGATCTCTCCTCCGGCCAGGACCGGGAGGACCCGATGATCATCGTTCGCCAGGACGGATCCTGGCTCCTCGACGGAGCCCTGGACATCGCCGACTTCAAGGAACTGGTGGGGAAAGGCCGGCTGCCGGAGGAGGTCCGGGGCGGCTACCAGACCCTGGGAGGGTTCGTGATGCACTACCTGGAGCACATCCCCCGGGCCGGAGATTGTTTCGAGTGGGACGGCCTGCGCATCGAAGTCGTCGACATGGACGGCAACCGGGTCGACAAGCTGATGGTTAGCCGCTCAGCCCCGCCTCGATGA